In Sphingopyxis sp. 113P3, one DNA window encodes the following:
- a CDS encoding TldD/PmbA family protein, producing MLTVAEALDRAQMLCDAATRAGADAADALYYCNAATSVSMRLGALEDVERSESQDISLRVFVGQRSASVSTADMDASELAGLVERCVAMAREAPEDPYAGLAPGELLFKGSLPDLDLDDGSEADPEALRAAALRVEQAARAVTGVTNSEGGSASHSRTRFALVTSHGFAGGYGASGHSLSASVIAGEGAAMQRDYGWHSAHHLSDLESADDIGTRAGRRAVARLNPGKAPVGKVPVVVDPRVGSSLVGHLLGAIAGPAVARGTSFLLGKEDRQLFDSAIVIRDDPHRLRGLRSRAFDGEGLPTAARDIVADGRITGWLLDTASAKQLGLAPTGHATRGGGASGVSASNLHLAPGGVTPAALMADITEGVYITELIGQGVNPVTGDYSRGASGFVIRDGAVAGPIAEFTIAGNLIDMFAALVPANDLEFRHATNVPTLRIDGMTVASS from the coding sequence ATGCTGACCGTTGCCGAAGCCCTCGACCGTGCGCAAATGCTGTGCGACGCCGCAACCCGTGCGGGCGCCGACGCCGCCGACGCGCTCTATTACTGCAATGCCGCGACCTCCGTGTCGATGCGCCTTGGCGCGCTCGAGGATGTCGAACGCTCCGAAAGCCAGGACATCAGCCTGCGCGTCTTCGTCGGCCAGCGAAGTGCGAGCGTGTCGACCGCCGATATGGATGCAAGCGAACTGGCAGGGCTGGTCGAACGCTGCGTCGCGATGGCGCGCGAGGCCCCCGAGGACCCCTATGCCGGCCTCGCGCCGGGCGAGCTGCTGTTCAAGGGGTCTCTCCCCGATCTCGATCTGGACGATGGCAGCGAGGCCGACCCCGAGGCCCTCCGCGCGGCCGCGCTCAGGGTGGAGCAAGCTGCGCGCGCTGTGACCGGGGTCACGAACAGCGAGGGCGGCAGCGCAAGCCATAGCCGCACCCGCTTCGCGCTCGTAACGAGTCACGGCTTCGCGGGAGGTTATGGCGCGAGCGGGCACAGCCTCTCGGCGAGCGTCATCGCAGGCGAAGGCGCGGCGATGCAGCGTGATTACGGTTGGCACAGTGCCCATCATCTCTCCGACCTTGAAAGCGCCGATGACATCGGCACGCGCGCCGGACGGCGCGCCGTCGCGCGGCTGAACCCCGGCAAGGCGCCAGTCGGCAAGGTGCCTGTCGTCGTCGATCCGCGGGTCGGGAGCAGCCTGGTCGGCCATCTGCTCGGCGCGATCGCCGGCCCGGCCGTTGCGCGTGGAACCAGCTTTCTGCTCGGCAAGGAGGATCGCCAGCTGTTCGACAGCGCCATCGTCATTCGCGACGATCCGCACCGTCTGCGCGGACTTCGCAGCCGCGCCTTCGACGGCGAGGGCCTGCCGACCGCGGCGCGCGACATCGTCGCGGACGGCCGGATCACCGGCTGGCTGCTCGATACCGCTTCGGCCAAGCAGCTCGGCCTTGCCCCCACCGGTCATGCGACCCGGGGCGGCGGTGCATCCGGGGTGAGCGCAAGCAATCTGCATCTTGCTCCCGGGGGGGTCACCCCCGCGGCGCTGATGGCGGACATAACCGAGGGGGTCTATATCACCGAGCTGATCGGCCAGGGGGTCAATCCGGTTACCGGCGACTATAGCCGCGGCGCGTCGGGCTTCGTCATCCGCGACGGCGCAGTTGCCGGGCCCATCGCCGAATTCACGATAGCGGGAAATCTGATCGACATGTTCGCCGCGCTTGTGCCGGCGAATGATCTGGAGTTTCGCCACGCCACCAACGTTCCGACGCTGCGCATCGACGGCATGACCGTCGCGAGCAGCTAG
- a CDS encoding inositol monophosphatase family protein: MPGRNLEAVIAATREVGDMAMARWRGEGQAIDVWHKSHDNPVSDVDLAVDARLKAVLGAMVPEAGWLSEETADNDARLSRRAMWCVDPIDGTRDFIRGRPGWAVSVALVVDGTPELGVLYAPALDELWVAQRGEGAQLNGEPLRASRRTQFGGARVPADNLPKIDRDLVMVTKPNSIALRMALVADDRADLVATLRWGFEWDVAAAALIATEAGATVTDAFGAPLVFNTPRAQAFGVIACAPGIHDAVVARLRDRAVALTS, translated from the coding sequence TTGCCGGGCCGCAATCTTGAAGCGGTGATTGCCGCAACGCGCGAGGTCGGGGACATGGCGATGGCGCGCTGGCGGGGAGAGGGCCAGGCGATCGACGTTTGGCACAAGTCGCACGACAATCCCGTGAGCGACGTCGACCTCGCGGTCGACGCGCGCCTGAAGGCGGTTCTTGGCGCGATGGTCCCTGAAGCGGGGTGGCTGTCGGAGGAGACCGCGGACAATGACGCGCGTCTATCACGGCGTGCCATGTGGTGCGTCGACCCGATCGACGGGACACGCGATTTCATCCGGGGGCGTCCGGGCTGGGCGGTGTCGGTGGCCCTTGTGGTCGATGGCACGCCGGAACTTGGGGTGCTCTACGCCCCCGCGCTGGACGAATTATGGGTCGCTCAGCGCGGCGAGGGCGCCCAGCTTAACGGCGAGCCGCTGCGGGCAAGCCGCCGCACGCAATTCGGCGGCGCACGCGTGCCCGCCGACAATCTGCCAAAGATCGACCGCGATCTCGTCATGGTAACCAAGCCGAACAGCATCGCGCTGCGCATGGCGCTCGTTGCCGACGACCGCGCCGATCTGGTTGCGACGCTGCGCTGGGGGTTCGAATGGGACGTCGCGGCAGCGGCGCTGATCGCAACCGAAGCTGGCGCGACCGTCACCGACGCTTTTGGCGCGCCGCTCGTCTTCAATACGCCGCGGGCCCAGGCCTTCGGCGTCATCGCCTGCGCTCCCGGCATCCACGATGCCGTCGTCGCCCGCCTCCGCGATCGCGCCGTCGCGCTGACATCCTGA
- a CDS encoding ISAs1 family transposase: MAGTVSLLDHFSALKDPRQQWRVIYPLREILFLVLSATLSGMEDFVEIRLWGQQRLDFLRRFLPFERGIPAHDTLNDVINAIDEELFKSCFASWVETLREQEPDIIAIDGKTSRRSHDRGRGRDPLHMVSAWATRQRLVLGQEAIEHKSNEIVAIPRLLERLELKGALVTIDAMGTQSEIAEKIVAKGGDYLLALKANRPATYRDVVRFFAEPPADQLSEPFETVEKDHGRLESRRHVVCHEVDWLFSDRRYPDEPRFPHLAMIAMVETQVERQGRLEQERRYYLSSAKLDAKSFAAAVRAHWGIENRLHWVLDVVFHDDLARLRTGSGPQNMAVVKHMAMNLVRAQDDKHSLKVRRKLANLNPDYLQKLLTQDPALT; this comes from the coding sequence ATGGCCGGCACTGTATCGCTACTGGATCATTTTTCGGCGCTGAAGGATCCGCGCCAGCAATGGCGGGTGATCTATCCACTTCGAGAGATCCTGTTTCTGGTTCTGTCCGCGACGCTGAGCGGAATGGAAGATTTTGTCGAGATCAGGCTGTGGGGACAGCAGCGTCTGGACTTCCTGCGCCGCTTTCTGCCCTTTGAGCGCGGGATACCGGCGCACGACACTTTGAACGACGTGATCAATGCGATCGACGAGGAGCTGTTCAAATCCTGCTTTGCGAGCTGGGTAGAGACGCTTCGCGAGCAGGAGCCGGACATTATCGCGATCGACGGCAAGACCTCGCGCCGGTCGCATGACCGCGGCCGCGGCCGTGATCCGCTGCACATGGTATCCGCCTGGGCGACGCGCCAGCGTCTGGTTCTGGGACAGGAGGCGATCGAGCATAAATCGAACGAGATCGTCGCCATTCCGCGCCTGCTCGAGCGACTGGAACTCAAGGGCGCGCTGGTGACGATCGACGCCATGGGCACCCAGAGCGAGATCGCCGAGAAGATCGTGGCGAAGGGGGGTGATTATTTGCTGGCGCTCAAAGCCAACCGGCCTGCTACCTATAGGGATGTGGTCCGCTTCTTCGCCGAGCCGCCTGCCGATCAGCTCTCCGAGCCCTTCGAAACGGTCGAAAAGGATCACGGCCGCCTCGAGAGCAGGCGTCATGTCGTATGCCACGAGGTGGATTGGCTGTTCTCCGACCGGCGCTATCCCGACGAACCACGATTCCCGCATCTCGCCATGATCGCGATGGTCGAAACCCAAGTCGAACGACAGGGGCGCCTCGAGCAGGAGCGACGTTATTATCTCTCCTCTGCCAAGCTCGATGCCAAAAGCTTCGCCGCTGCCGTACGCGCCCATTGGGGCATCGAAAACCGGCTTCACTGGGTCCTCGATGTCGTCTTCCATGACGACCTCGCCCGCCTCAGAACCGGTTCCGGCCCCCAAAATATGGCCGTCGTCAAACACATGGCCATGAACCTCGTGCGCGCTCAGGACGATAAGCACAGCCTCAAGGTCCGGCGAAAACTCGCCAACCTCAATCCCGACTACCTCCAGAAACTCCTCACTCAAGACCCCGCGTTAACCTGA
- the rpsM gene encoding 30S ribosomal protein S13, whose protein sequence is MARIAGVNLPTNKRVIIALTYIHGIGRKTAVDIADKLGIDHSRRIQDLSDAEVLQIREAIDADHTVEGDLRRNTAMNIKRLMDLACYRGLRHRKGLPVRGQRTHTNARTRKGKAKPIAGKKK, encoded by the coding sequence ATGGCTCGTATCGCGGGTGTCAATCTCCCGACCAACAAGCGCGTGATCATCGCGCTCACCTACATCCACGGCATCGGTCGCAAGACTGCCGTCGACATCGCCGACAAGCTGGGGATCGACCACAGCCGCCGCATCCAGGACCTGTCGGACGCCGAAGTCCTGCAGATCCGCGAGGCGATCGACGCCGACCACACGGTCGAGGGCGATCTTCGCCGCAACACGGCGATGAACATCAAGCGCCTGATGGACCTCGCCTGCTATCGCGGCCTGCGTCATCGCAAGGGCCTTCCCGTTCGCGGCCAGCGCACGCACACCAACGCGCGCACCCGCAAGGGCAAGGCGAAGCCGATCGCCGGCAAGAAGAAGTAA
- the rpsK gene encoding 30S ribosomal protein S11, with product MAREPQRLRRRERKNISSGVAHVNATFNNTMITITDAQGNAIAWSSAGMMGFKGSRKSTPYAAQVCAEDAGKKAAEHGVRTLEVEVKGPGAGRESALRALQAVGFHITSIRDVTPIPHNGVRPAKRRRV from the coding sequence ATGGCTCGTGAACCGCAGCGCCTTCGCCGGCGCGAACGCAAGAATATCTCGTCGGGTGTGGCCCACGTCAACGCGACTTTCAACAACACGATGATCACCATCACCGACGCGCAGGGCAATGCAATTGCCTGGTCGAGCGCCGGCATGATGGGCTTCAAGGGCAGCCGCAAATCGACTCCCTACGCTGCGCAGGTTTGCGCCGAGGATGCAGGCAAGAAGGCCGCCGAACATGGTGTCCGCACGCTTGAGGTCGAGGTCAAGGGCCCCGGCGCAGGCCGCGAGTCGGCCCTGCGGGCCCTGCAGGCAGTCGGTTTCCACATCACCTCGATCCGCGACGTGACCCCGATCCCGCACAATGGCGTCCGCCCGGCCAAGCGCCGCCGCGTCTGA
- a CDS encoding DNA-directed RNA polymerase subunit alpha, with translation MTVNIRNWQELKKPSNLEIKAGGDGKRKATFVAEPLERGFGLTLGNALRRVLLSSLQGAAITSIKIENVLHEFSSLAGVREDVTDIVLNVKQIALKMEGEGPKRLQLSATGPATVKAGDIMVSGDIKVMNPNHVICHLDEGATLNMELVADTGKGYVPATANRPADAPIGLIPVDSLYSPVRQVAYKVDNARIGQELDYDKLNLTVETDGTVTPEDAVAYAARILQDQLQVFVHFEEAMNDSGLIGMAAPSAASDESDVNQLNRFLLKKVDELELSVRSANCLKNDNIIYIGDLVQKTEAEMLRTPNFGRKSLNEIKEVLSSMGLRLGMDIPGWPPENIEEMAKKLEQELLG, from the coding sequence ATGACTGTCAATATCCGGAACTGGCAGGAATTGAAGAAGCCCAGCAACCTGGAAATCAAGGCCGGCGGCGACGGCAAGCGCAAGGCGACCTTCGTGGCCGAACCGCTCGAGCGCGGTTTTGGCCTGACGCTCGGCAACGCGCTGCGCCGCGTGCTGCTCTCGTCGCTCCAGGGCGCTGCAATCACCTCGATCAAGATCGAGAATGTGCTCCACGAATTCTCCAGCCTCGCCGGCGTTCGGGAAGATGTCACCGACATCGTTCTCAACGTGAAGCAGATCGCGCTCAAGATGGAAGGCGAAGGCCCGAAGCGGCTCCAGCTTTCGGCAACCGGGCCCGCGACGGTAAAGGCGGGCGACATCATGGTGTCGGGTGACATCAAGGTGATGAACCCCAACCATGTCATCTGCCACCTCGACGAGGGTGCGACGCTCAACATGGAACTCGTTGCCGATACCGGCAAGGGTTATGTTCCGGCTACCGCCAACCGCCCGGCCGACGCACCGATCGGTCTGATCCCGGTCGACTCGCTCTATTCGCCCGTCCGTCAGGTCGCCTACAAGGTCGACAATGCCCGCATCGGGCAGGAGCTTGACTATGACAAGCTCAACCTGACCGTCGAAACCGACGGGACGGTCACGCCGGAAGATGCTGTCGCCTATGCCGCGCGCATCCTTCAGGACCAGCTGCAGGTCTTCGTCCACTTCGAAGAAGCGATGAACGACAGCGGCCTGATCGGCATGGCAGCCCCCTCGGCAGCCAGCGACGAATCGGACGTCAATCAGCTGAACCGCTTCCTTCTGAAAAAGGTCGACGAGCTCGAACTCTCGGTCCGCAGTGCAAACTGCCTCAAGAACGACAACATCATCTACATCGGTGACCTCGTTCAGAAGACCGAAGCCGAAATGCTGCGCACCCCGAACTTCGGTCGCAAGTCCTTGAACGAAATCAAGGAAGTGCTCTCGTCGATGGGTCTGCGCCTCGGCATGGATATCCCGGGCTGGCCGCCCGAGAACATCGAGGAAATGGCCAAGAAGCTCGAGCAGGAACTGCTGGGCTAA
- the rplQ gene encoding 50S ribosomal protein L17 encodes MRHKSGGRKLQRTSAHRTALFRNMSAALIKHEQITTTVAKAKELRPYVEKLVTLAKRGGLANRRLAKSRLMDDTQLTKLFDVLAERYKDRNGGYTRIIKAGIRASDAAPIAIIEFVDRDVEAKGQDSGPVNAEDEFEDA; translated from the coding sequence ATGCGTCATAAATCGGGTGGCCGGAAGCTGCAGCGCACCAGCGCGCACCGCACGGCCCTGTTCCGCAACATGTCGGCCGCACTCATCAAGCATGAACAGATCACGACGACCGTCGCCAAGGCGAAGGAACTGCGTCCCTATGTCGAAAAGCTCGTGACGCTCGCCAAGCGCGGCGGGCTTGCCAATCGCCGCCTCGCCAAGAGCCGGCTGATGGACGACACCCAGCTCACCAAGCTGTTCGACGTGCTCGCCGAGCGTTACAAGGACCGCAACGGCGGCTACACCCGTATCATCAAGGCCGGCATCCGCGCTTCCGACGCCGCTCCGATCGCGATCATCGAGTTCGTCGACCGCGACGTGGAAGCCAAGGGCCAGGATTCTGGCCCGGTGAACGCCGAGGATGAATTCGAGGACGCCTGA